GGTGTCCTCGATACGCACGCGCTCGCCGGGCTGGTCGGAATAGACCATGCGCAGCTGCTTGGCGCCCACGGAGCGGCGCAGGATCGCCGGCTTGCCCTGGCTCAGGGTGGGCTTGTAGACGTAGAACTCGTCCGGGTTGACCGCGCCCTGGACCACCATCTCGCCCAGGCCGTAGCTGGAGGTGATGAAGACCACGTCGCGGAAGCCCGATTCGGTGTCCAGGGTGAACAGCACGCCGGAGGAACCGACGTTGGAGCGCACCATCAGCTGCACGCCGGCGGACAGGAACACGTCCTCGTGCTTGAAGCCGTGGTGCACGCGGTAGGCGATGGCGCGGTCGTTGTAGAGGCTGGCGAAGACCTCCTTGACCTTGCGCACCACGTCGTCCTCGCCGGTCACGTTCAGGAAGGTTTCCTGCTGGCCGGCGAAGGAGGCGTCGGGCAGGTCCTCGGCGGTGGCCGAGGAGCGCACCGCCACGGCCACGTCGCTGCCGCCGTTGTCGGCGCAGAGCTGGCGGTAGGCGGCGCGGATGTCCCGGTCCAGGTCGGGCTGCAGCGGCGCATCGATGACCCAGCCGCGGATCTCGCCGCCGGCCTGGGTCAGCGCCGGCACGTCTTCCACGTCCAGCGTGGCCAGGCGGTCGTAGATGCGCTGGTGCAGGTCGTTGTGGGCGATGAAGTCCTTGAACGCCTCGGCGGTGGTGGCGAAGCCGCCCGGCACCGATACCCCCAGCCCGGCCAGGTTGCCGATCATCTCGCCCAGCGAGGAATTCTTGCCGCCGACGCGGGCCAGATCGTTAAGGCGCAGCGCGTGCAGCCAGAGGATGTTCTCGTTCAAGGCACTCTCCGAGGGGGGATCGGCGCGTCCGGCCGCGCCAAGCGGATATGATCGCCGCTGCGTCGGGTGCATACAAGCTTGATCCGATGGGGTTTTTCGTATTGGGCGCCCGGTTCGGGCGGGTTTTGACGGGGTAGGCGATGGCAGGCATGCGACCGGTTTTCTACGTTTCCGACGGCACCGGCATCACCGCCGAGACCATAGGCCACAGCCTGCTGACCCAGTTCACCGACACCCGCTTCGTCACCGACCGCATCCCCTTCGTCGACAGCGTCGAGCGCGCGCGCGAGGTGGCCGAGAAGATCCGACTCGCCGGCGAAACCCATGGCGTACGCGCCGTGGTCATCAATTCCTGCATGGACGGCGACGTGGGCGCGGCCCTGGCCGAGAGCGGGGCGCTGATGCTGGACGTGTTCGCCCCGTTCATCGAGCCGCTGGAGCGCGAACTGGAGCAGACCCGCCAGCGCCACATTGGCCGCGCCCATGGCCTGGTCGATTTCGACACCTACCACCGCCGCATCAATGCGATGAACTTCGCCCTGACCCACGACGACGGCCAGAGCGTGGATTACGCCGAAGCCGACCTGATCCTGGTCGCGGTATCGCGCGCGGGCAAAACCCCCACCTGCGTTTATCTGGCGTTGCATTACGGCATCCGTGCGGCCAACTACCCGCTGACCGAGGAAGACCTGGAGCACGACCGCCTGCCGCCGCGCCTGCGCCAGCACCGCGGCAAGCTGTTCGGCCTGACCATCGACCCGGTGCGGCTGCAGCAGATCCGCCAGGAGCGGCGGCCGAATTCGCGCTACGCCCAGTTCGAGACCTGCAAGCGCGAGGTCGCCGCGGCCGAGGCCATGTTCCGCGCCGAGCGCATTCCCACGCTCAGCACCACGCATACCTCGATCGAGGAGATCTCGAGCAAGGTGCTCACCACGCTGGGGATACACCGCGAGATGTTCTGAAGGCCCGGGAGGGCAGGGCGGAAAGCGTTTTTTCCGGCCCGCGGGCGTTGCGGCGTGAACCCTTAACTTAGGCCTGTCGGCGCGATGCGTCAACGCTGCCGCGCGACGCTGCGCGCGTGTAGCATCGGCCGCATGACATCGTTAGTCGCCCACCCCGCACGCATCCCCCGGCTCACCCGCTTCGGCTGGCTGATGGGGCTGTACGCCGAGAACTACCGCCGCCTTACGCGCCTGTTCGCGCCGGCCGATCTCGCGCCCGGCATCTACCGTTCCTCGATCGGCGACGGCCTGGATCTGCAGCTGGACGTGATCGAGCAGCACCGCTACACCACCGAACTGCGCCTGACCTACGCGCTGCTGGACCCGGTCACCGGCGAGCCCGATCCCTCCGCCTGGCTGCGCCTGTACAACGACGCGCACCAGCTGGAAGCCACGAACTGCTATGTGGGCCGCCGCTGGCAGGACGTGATCGGCATGTACCCGCCGCCGGCGGAACTGATCGGCCACCGCATGCGCATGAACACTTTTCTCGGAAAGTGGCTCGAGTATCTAGCGGAGCGGGGCCATGGCATGGCAACATTGCGCCCCGTCGAGATTCGAACGCCGGAAACGCCTCTCCTGGAGGCTGCCCTCACATAGGGGGTCCGGCGGGGGGGCAAAAAAATTTAGCGATGAACGCTTGACGACATCGCTGAACGCCCGCTAGAATTTTCGTCTTTCCAGCACGTGGGGCCATAGCTCAGCTGGGAGAGCGCTACAATGGCATTGTAGAGGTCGCCGGTTCGATCCCGGCTGGCTCCACCACTCTTCGGAACTGAAAGGGTTTCCGCGGGGTGTTTGCAGGAACACCAGTTTTGTCCCCATCGTCTAGAGGCCTAGGACATTACCCTTTCACGGTAGCGACCGGGGTTCGAATCCCCGTGGGGACGCCAATTGAACAAGCACCTAGGGCTCGGGAAACCGGGCCCTAAGTGTTTTTGGCGTTTCGCACTCCGCAATGTTGCGGATGGCAGCCAGAGGTCGGTGGCCCGGGAATCTTGCAGGCGGCGCTGAAGGCAGATGTCGCCAGAGCAGCAGCTCACTCGTGCCCAAGGGCACCGCCTCAGCTTCAGGACGGCGCCTGTGCACGTTCCTTCGGAACAATTGCCGCAACGGTCAACAGCGAACTTCGGTCTCGAACCCGTCTGTTCGGCGCAAGCGGCGCGGGTGGTGCTTGGCGAATAGGGCCACGCCCAATTCCGATCTGTTGATGATCGATTGATACACGCGCGCACCGATGCGAGTGCACTCGTCGCCGCCCGCTTTAGCCGCGATCAGTGCGCACTACGCCCAAGTCGTTATCGACAGAATTCGGCACAGCAAAAGTGCCCCTATTCGTCACTGTCGAGCAAATACTACTTAGCGAATGCACGGCTGTTGTTTACGCGATGCGCGGCGTGAAAAATGATCGTCGAAAAGCGGGGATTTCGTGTTTACCATCGGCTGCGAACTCAACGGCAACCGCGTTTTCTCCAAGCAGCTGGTGCGATCCGCAAGTCCAGGCGTCATGCGCAGTCCGACGTGCAAATAACCGCAAGCCTTTTCGCCGCTGTGGGCGCACAAAGCCCAGCAGGTGAAACCATGGTGCAAAGAGCGCTTCTTCGTGCTTCGATCTTCGCGCTCGGGCTAATCCTGGCGCCCTACCAGGTGGCTGGAGCGCAGGAGCCCCTCGTAGACACGTATGCCGCCATGCTGGCCGAGTTCTCCGATCGAGGTATCACCAACGAGCAACGGCATGATCGCCTGCTGGAGCACTACGCGCTTGCGTCTGCAACGCTCGGGAAGGCGGGGTCCGCTTCAGATGAAGCGTTGCGGTCCGCCTTTTCCATGAGCGAAGCCATGCTCATTGCCGAACTCGGCTACAGCCTGCCGGATGCGCAGCGTTACGTCGACGATATGAGCGCCGTGTTCAAGGAGCTCGCGCGACGTGGCGAGGCTACAACCGAACAACGCGACGCCATGATGGGTGCGCACCTTTCGGTGTGGCAGGTCGAAGCGGCGATGCGTTTGGCGACCGGCAAAACCAGGCTCAAGGGCAATGAAATCGTTGCGCTCAAGCGTTCCGGCAACTTCGATCCGTCCATTCCCGCCGTAGTCGACGTTTCGGGTAAGGACAGGGTTGCGCGTGTGGAATCGTTCGAGCCGAAGAAGGGTCCGCTGGTGATTGTTTCCGCCGGTTGCCATATCGCGCTCAAGTCGGCGGAGACGATCTCCGCCGATCCTGCTTTGAGCGCAGCGCTTCGCCGGGCGAATGTGCTTTGGTTGTCTCCTGCATCCGTCACTCTGAGTGTGGCGACGATCGCGGAGTGGAATGCACGCTTTCCCGACGCCAGGATGCATGTGGCATTCGACAACTCCAGATGGGCCGGCGTCGATTTCGCGCGGCTGCCGTCTTTTCATTTCTATCTGGATGGCCGTTTGGTGACGAAGATCAACGGCTGGAGCAGCGACGGCGAAGCGACGATGAAGCGCATCGAGCAGGCGCTTAAAACCATCGGGGTGGAGGTCATGCCGGCAAACGGGCCGACGACCATCGGTGGCGATTGATCCGATAGGTCCGTAGGCGCGGCGCGTTCGGCGTTGCGCGATTCCGATCTATTCGATGTGCTCAATGCTGCTTTGCTTGAGGCGTTCGAGATGATCGCGCATTTCTTGGAGCTGTTCGGCCGTGTGGCCTTGCCATTCGTCTACCTCACCGATCACACGGAACGGCTCGCGCGAGCGATATGACTTGGTCGGATTGCCGGGAAAGCGCTTGTCGGTGAGGTTGGGGTCGTCTTCGATGGCGCCGGTGGGTTCGACGATGTAGATGCGGCCGCGGCCTTCGCCGACGGCGAGTTCGGCGCCCCAGGTCGCGGCGTCCAAGGTGGCGCTCAGGTAGACGAAGGCGGCGTTTTTGCGCTGGCCGTAGTTGGAGGCGTAGCCGGGGGCGATGAGGTCGCCGGCTTTCAGGTCGGCCTTGGTGCCGTGGTAGTAGGTGGGCGCTGGGGTCGTCATGGCGTCGCTCCGGTGGGCTGTCGTGTCGACAGGCCGGCGATGCTGCAGCAGGCCTGGGGCCTTGCCGCAAGCCCCCAGGCGTTATATAAATTGGTTGTGGGAGGCGCCGGGCGCCTCCCATTTTCGTTTCTGGGGCCGCGAGTCAGGGGTCCAGGTGGGGCCGGATCAGGCCCTCGAACCAGTCGACGAAGGCGGTCAGGCGGCGCGAGCGCTGGCGGCGGTGCGGGTACAGCGCCGACACCGCCATCGCTCCCGCGCGGTAGGCGGGCATGACCTCGACCAGTTCGCCGCGGTCGAGCAGGTGCTGCACGTCGAAGCGGGGCACCTGGATCAGGCCCAGACCGGCGCGACAGCTGGCGATGTAGCTTTCGGCGTTGTTGACCAGGACGCGGCTGGGCAGGGCGACGGTGTGCGTGTGGCCGTCCTGTTCGTATTCCCAATGCAGCTCGCGCCCGGTGGTGGGCGAGGCGTAACCCACCGACCAGTGCCCGCGCATCAGATCTTCGGGCGAGTCGGGTAGGCCGAACTCGCGCAGGTAAGCGGGGCCGGCGCAATTGATCAGGGCGATGCGGCCCAGCGGACGCACCACCAATTGGCTGTCCTGCAAGTCGCCGACGCGGATCGCGCAGTCCACGCCCTCGTGCACCAGGTCGATCATGCGGTCGCTGGAGCCCAGCGCCAGTTGCAGGCGCGGATAGCGGCGCAGCAGGCCGGGCAGGGCGGGTGCGATCAGGCGGCGGGCGATGCGGCTGGGCACATCCACGTTCAGGCGGCCGGCGACTTGGCGCTGGCGGGTCTGGAACAGTTGCTGGATATCCTCGGCCTCGGCCAGCAACGGGCGCACGCGTTCGAGCAGTTGCGCGCCGTCGGCGGTGAGCCGGACTTCGCGCGTGGTCCGGTGCAGCAGGCGCACGCCCATGGCGCGTTCGAGTTGCTGGATCGCCAACGACACCGTAGCGCGCGGCAGGTCCAGGGCGTGGGCGGACTTGATGAAACTGCCCATCTCAGCGATCTGCACGAACACGCGGTATTGATCAAGGATGTCCAAGGACGTGGCTCCGGCCTGGGGTGCGCTGTGCGACGGTGCAGCTCGCCTGCGGCTCACCGCACCCTACCGCAATGGCCGCTGGGTGGCCTTACTTAGTGGTGTACCCGCCGTTGATCAGCAGGGTCTGGCCGGTGATCCACCAGCCGTCGGAGACCAGGAAGCGGATGAAGGGCACCACGTCCTGGATGTCGGTCAGGCCGGTCTTGGAAAACGGCGACAGCGCCGCGGCGGTCTGGTGGTAGGCCACCGCGTCGGCGCCTTCGGCCGGGTAGAAGAACGGCGTGTCCATCGGGCCCGGGCCCACGGCGGTCACCGAGATGCCGCGCTCGCCGTATTCCTTGGACGCGGCACGGGTGTAGTGCTCCACCGGCGCCTTGGTGCCGGCGTAGGCGGCGTAGTAGGGCGTGAACGCGCCCAGCAGCGAGGTGACCAGGGTGCAGATCTTGCCGTTGTCGTTGACGTGCTTGCCGGCCTGCTGCAGGAAGAAGAACGCCGACTTCGAGTTCACCGCCGTCATCTCGTCGTACTCGGCTTCGCTGATGTCGACGAAGGGCTTCTTCAGCACCTTGCCCACGGTGTTGATGGCGATGTCGGGGCGGCCGACCGCGGCGATGGTGTCTTCGAACAGTTTGGCTACAGCACCGGCGGTGGTCAGATCCGCCTGCAGTGCCACCGCCTCGGCGCCGGCGGCCTTGACCGCGGCCACGGTAGCCTCGGCATCGGCGCGCGTGGCCGCACTGTTGTAGTGGACGGCCACGGCCTTGACGCCGTGCTGGGCCAGATCGCGGGCGATCAGGCCGCCCAGGTTCTTGGCGCCGCCGGCGATCAGCGCGACTTTGCCGTTGAGGGAATGGTCTGCCATGGGCGTCTCCGTTGAGTGGGCGGAGACTGAATTTTAGGTAGCGTTCGCGTGCCTATTGGCCACCGCAAATTGGATGGATTGTCCAGGAAAGCCGACCAATCGCGGGCATGGAAAAATGCGGCAGACTGGGCGCGTTGGACCAACGACAGGGGATGCCCATGGACGGAGTGAAGTTCGAACTCGCGCTCAAGCGACTGACGCGCGAGCGCGAT
The sequence above is a segment of the Lysobacter silvisoli genome. Coding sequences within it:
- the ppsR gene encoding posphoenolpyruvate synthetase regulatory kinase/phosphorylase PpsR, with the protein product MAGMRPVFYVSDGTGITAETIGHSLLTQFTDTRFVTDRIPFVDSVERAREVAEKIRLAGETHGVRAVVINSCMDGDVGAALAESGALMLDVFAPFIEPLERELEQTRQRHIGRAHGLVDFDTYHRRINAMNFALTHDDGQSVDYAEADLILVAVSRAGKTPTCVYLALHYGIRAANYPLTEEDLEHDRLPPRLRQHRGKLFGLTIDPVRLQQIRQERRPNSRYAQFETCKREVAAAEAMFRAERIPTLSTTHTSIEEISSKVLTTLGIHREMF
- a CDS encoding DUF1249 domain-containing protein → MTSLVAHPARIPRLTRFGWLMGLYAENYRRLTRLFAPADLAPGIYRSSIGDGLDLQLDVIEQHRYTTELRLTYALLDPVTGEPDPSAWLRLYNDAHQLEATNCYVGRRWQDVIGMYPPPAELIGHRMRMNTFLGKWLEYLAERGHGMATLRPVEIRTPETPLLEAALT
- the arr gene encoding NAD(+)--rifampin ADP-ribosyltransferase encodes the protein MTTPAPTYYHGTKADLKAGDLIAPGYASNYGQRKNAAFVYLSATLDAATWGAELAVGEGRGRIYIVEPTGAIEDDPNLTDKRFPGNPTKSYRSREPFRVIGEVDEWQGHTAEQLQEMRDHLERLKQSSIEHIE
- a CDS encoding LysR family transcriptional regulator produces the protein MDILDQYRVFVQIAEMGSFIKSAHALDLPRATVSLAIQQLERAMGVRLLHRTTREVRLTADGAQLLERVRPLLAEAEDIQQLFQTRQRQVAGRLNVDVPSRIARRLIAPALPGLLRRYPRLQLALGSSDRMIDLVHEGVDCAIRVGDLQDSQLVVRPLGRIALINCAGPAYLREFGLPDSPEDLMRGHWSVGYASPTTGRELHWEYEQDGHTHTVALPSRVLVNNAESYIASCRAGLGLIQVPRFDVQHLLDRGELVEVMPAYRAGAMAVSALYPHRRQRSRRLTAFVDWFEGLIRPHLDP
- a CDS encoding SDR family oxidoreductase → MADHSLNGKVALIAGGAKNLGGLIARDLAQHGVKAVAVHYNSAATRADAEATVAAVKAAGAEAVALQADLTTAGAVAKLFEDTIAAVGRPDIAINTVGKVLKKPFVDISEAEYDEMTAVNSKSAFFFLQQAGKHVNDNGKICTLVTSLLGAFTPYYAAYAGTKAPVEHYTRAASKEYGERGISVTAVGPGPMDTPFFYPAEGADAVAYHQTAAALSPFSKTGLTDIQDVVPFIRFLVSDGWWITGQTLLINGGYTTK